In Zingiber officinale cultivar Zhangliang chromosome 3A, Zo_v1.1, whole genome shotgun sequence, the DNA window ATATTTATACTCTATCAACCTGCGCCCACAAGACCTACTAAAACAATGAAGAATGGCAATAAACCATTTGTCTTCCAAAAAAGAAGCAACTCAATCAAGACTTCAAACATTGAGGCCTTGTTCAGACTCCAAACATCGTTAGCAGCTAACTGAATCACAGTAATCAAAGCTAACCGAATCACAGCGTTAATGCTAGTAGAACAATTATCAGCTGGTTCGCAGGAAGTGAAGGTTGTCGCAGCCCGTGAACTCCGATTAATGGTAAAAACCGGGAAGGAGAATAGGTCTTTCATTACAGAGGGTGGAGCAATCCCAGCTCTCTACCGGCTTTTCCGGTCTACAAATCTAGTTGCTCAAGAGAATGCCCTGACTGCAATGTTGAACATATctattcatgatgaaaacaagagaaAGATTATGGAGGAGAATGGTTGTTTGGAATTAATAGTATATGTTCTGAGATATGGGTTAACTACTGAGGCAAGGGAGAATGCAGCTGCTACATTGTTCAGCCTCTCTGCTGTCCATGACTTCAAGAAGATGATTGTGGATGAGCATGGTGCTGTTGCAGCACTAGCTGATTTGCTGATGCAGGGAAGCCCAAGGGGAAAGAATGATGCAGTGATGGCCTTGTTTAATCTTTCGACCCATCCTGAGAGCTGGTCCCAAATGTTGAATATGGGAGCAGTTTCAGCCCTGGCGGGAGCTTTGAGAGATGAAATTGTTGCTGAGGAGGCTGTTGGAGCTCTGACATTGCTTATGAGGCATCACATTCTGGCGCAGACAATTGCAAGTGAGGATACTACAATCACAAATCTGGTAGGGTTAATGAAAAGGGGCACCCCTAAGGCAAAGGAGAATGCAATTGCAGCTTTGCAAGAAATGTGCAGACGTGGAGGATTAAATGTGATACAGAATGTAGCTAAGATGCCAATGTTTAGTGGTTTAATTCAAACCATCTTGCTCTGACATTGTTTACCTGCATCAGTACTAAAAACTGATTCCACAGCACACCTTGTTCTAATAGTACATGATCTACTCTCCAATTCTTCTCTTATCTACTTATAATAAGCATCAACTTTGAGTCAAAAGTTTACAAAGAATGAGTTCAAACACTCGGGGAGAGGCAATACCTTGTCGACGTAGCACTGTGAACGTGACTTGACAGTGAGCCACTGTGGACGACCGAATAGCTGAAATGTGAATGGAAGCATTAGAGAGATCAGAATAAGGGAGAAGGGAAATGGAGAAACAAGGATGCTAAGTTGAATAAGCTCTGGCAAACAACAAAACTTTTGACAACACAGAAGATACATCACTAAGCATGTAACATGCAACAACAAAAGAACAATCATTCCTAACCATTCCTCCATTTCATCATACCTGAAACACCACAAGTATCACAAATGAACAATCCACAACAACAAaagatttttttgtttgtttgtttagaattGAGGCATCAATGGTGGTTGCCTCACATGTGGTATCCACGTTCGGAGAGGTTCATGGTTGGAGAAGTGAAGGTCTCTTTGAGCAGCATGCCTGCGTCTGCTGCATTGACATTAGGGTACGTGTAGCTTACTTTGTCCCGAGCAGATGCCATGAACAGGAATGCCGCATGGCCAAGTCCAGCAAGCTTGGTCGACAAGATCAAATCATAGTATCAATTCTGTCAACAAATTCGTAAAAAGCTAGTGAGATTTCTGCTGTCATTCCATTTCAAGGATCATGTGTTTTTCCCCCTTTCATTTGTACCTTTAACAGACCGATCATGTTGACGTACTCCGCCGGCTCCGGGAAATCTTCGTCGGGGTCATACACATTCGCCCACctcatgtaaaataccgaaaatgataagggaattttccagaatttttagaaatttttcggaaatttttcggagctcgtatggacaagttaacggggacaaaaacagggtccgggaaacgcctgtttaggttaccctgttttaatgaggaaaagatttattttcttttccttttctttttatttttctttttctttatttcctcgccGTTTCTTTTCTCACTCACGCACCCGAGCAGCGCACCCTTTCTCCTCGCGCCGACGCCTTTTC includes these proteins:
- the LOC122050397 gene encoding U-box domain-containing protein 4-like codes for the protein MLVEQLSAGSQEVKVVAARELRLMVKTGKENRSFITEGGAIPALYRLFRSTNLVAQENALTAMLNISIHDENKRKIMEENGCLELIVYVLRYGLTTEARENAAATLFSLSAVHDFKKMIVDEHGAVAALADLLMQGSPRGKNDAVMALFNLSTHPESWSQMLNMGAVSALAGALRDEIVAEEAVGALTLLMRHHILAQTIASEDTTITNLVGLMKRGTPKAKENAIAALQEMCRRGGLNVIQNVAKMPMFSGLIQTILL